Sequence from the Seonamhaeicola sp. ML3 genome:
TTCATCTACAATTACAATAGGGTTTAGGCTTCTAATAACATTAATTAAAGCAGTTTCATCTGTGTCAGGTAATACTAAGTCTCTATCTACAATAGTGTTTCTAAAAGACTCTAAAGCACCATTTTCTTGAAACACTTTCCTATCATCTTTCTTTCTAGAATTAATACGTAAACTACTAAAGTTAAATACAAAGATGTTCAATTGTTCTGTTACAGAGGTAGGGTTAAAATTAGCACCTTGTAATAATTGGTCCTTTTCATAAACTTCAACTCTGTTGCCAAACAAACTATTTAGTTTCTCTCTATATGGATGGTTAGGATTTGATAAGTTTTTTACAGTTTGTTGTAACAGATTAGACCAAGGTACTAGCCAAACTACAGCTTTAGTGTTTCCTTGATTAAAATGCTTATTTATAGTGTGCAACGCATTACAAGCTATAAAGGTTTTACCACCCGCAGTAGGTACTTTTACTGCTATATGAACTGCATTAGGTATATTATCTTTGTAAGGTTTCATACCTTCAAAAGAACCATCTAACTGTGGTGTATAAGGCATACCCAATTTATCTTCCCAATATTGGTTAAATGCTTTTGCAGAAGTAGGCTCTTTTTGTACATAAGACAAAAAATGTTCTAAATCTTTAATTACTCTATGTTGGTATGGTTTTAATTCCATTTAGGTATATCTTAAAATCGTGTAATATCTCTTGGTATTTTTTTAAATACAATATTGTACTTATCCATAATAGCTTGGTCTAGTAAGCAATTATCTGCATAAATTATATATTGACTAGCTTTGGTTTTTATAGACCTTAAAAAGCTTTCATCTAGTGTAGTTAAGTTGTCTTTTTGATAATAGAAATAATAGGCTGAATCATTTTTAGCACCTAGTAAATAATTTTCTTCTGGATTGCTAAAAGGTTCTTTAGTTTCTGTGTACCACACATATTCTAATATTTTGGATAAACCAATGGCTTCATTTAAAAAACCATTTTCTAAAAATAAAGGCTTTCCAAGTACATAATAGGTAAAATCTCCTCCTGTACCTTCAGTAGCTTTAGAACCTTCTCCATACCCCTTAATAACTCTCTTTACTCTTTCGGCAGTAATGGTATTGGCATAATCTTCCATTTCCACTAAAATGAATTTTCTATTACCACCATCTTGTTTGTTAAGATTGAAAACTGCATGTGCAGTAGTTCCAGAACCTGCAAAGGAATCAAGAATATAACAATCCTTTGAATGTTCTGTAGAAGCCATTAACAAATATTGAATTAGAGTTGATGGCTTTGGGTAATTAAAAGCTTTTTCTCCAAAAATTTCTTGCATCTCTTTTGTGCCATCTTGAGACATACCAACTTCCTTTGGGAGATTGGTACTCATAGCTTGAAAACCAAATGATTTACCTGCCTTTTTCATGTCATCCTTTTTAAAGTATCTGAAGGCAGGTTTAGAAATATTTAAAAATTCATAATCATCTGGAAATACTATTCTATTGTTATCATAGTAACCTTTAAATGTATCTTTAGAAATTGCCCACGTCCTATTTTTTTGAGCAGGATATTCTTTTCCTGTTTTTGGGTCTATTATTGTGAAGTAACTATTTGGTCTTTCTTCAGCACTTGTTTGTTTTGTTAAATCATGGATTCTCCATGGCTCATTAGGCAAATCTGGTGTTTCATAGTATTTCCTTTCTTTGGCTTTGACATAAGCTTTAAAGTCACTTCCTTTAGAGTATAAGAGAATTGATTCATAATCTTGTGAAACTCCATTTGGGACATCAGATTTTGCTGTTCTTTTTCTCCATGGAATTAATCCTACATACTTATTTACCCCAAAAATCTCATCACAAAGTAGTTTCAGATTAGCTTGTTCATTATCATCAATACTAATAAAGATAGCTCCATCATCAGCCAACAGTTTATGTAATAACTTTAATCTAGGATACATCATACACAGCCATTTATCATGCCTTGATAAATCTTCACTTTCTTTACCAACTACTTGTCCTAACCATTTTTTAAGTTTTGGGTGGTTTACATTGTCATTATACACCCAACCCTCATTACCTGTATTATAAGGTGGGTCTATGTAAATGCATTTTATTTTACCTTCATATTCTGGCAGTAGGCTTTTTAGGGCTTCTAGGTTATCACCATGTATTATTTTATTTTCAGAAGGAGTGTTTTTATCTTCTTTACCATTACTAAAAGTGTATTGTGGCTCTAGAATTTTATAAGGTACATCTTGATGATGGTTAATTACTTTTTCTTTTCCTATCCAGTTGAGTGTTGGCATACAGTTAGTTGTTTTCTTCTGTTTTTATTCTTTTTAAGGCTAGTTTAATGGCATCTATAGCAACATTTTCTCCTTGTACATCTTCATATACTTTTTCACTTAGCCATAGGGTTAATAGCTTGTTGTAATCTATGTCTAAAGCTAAAGCTAGTTTCTCTATTTGTTCTCTTGTAGGTTTTCTATCTCCTTTTTCAATTTTACTTATTAAAGCAGTATCAACATCTACTTTATAAGCAACCTCTCTAAGCAACATGCCTTTAGCTTCCCTCTTAAATTTTATTAA
This genomic interval carries:
- a CDS encoding site-specific DNA-methyltransferase, yielding MPTLNWIGKEKVINHHQDVPYKILEPQYTFSNGKEDKNTPSENKIIHGDNLEALKSLLPEYEGKIKCIYIDPPYNTGNEGWVYNDNVNHPKLKKWLGQVVGKESEDLSRHDKWLCMMYPRLKLLHKLLADDGAIFISIDDNEQANLKLLCDEIFGVNKYVGLIPWRKRTAKSDVPNGVSQDYESILLYSKGSDFKAYVKAKERKYYETPDLPNEPWRIHDLTKQTSAEERPNSYFTIIDPKTGKEYPAQKNRTWAISKDTFKGYYDNNRIVFPDDYEFLNISKPAFRYFKKDDMKKAGKSFGFQAMSTNLPKEVGMSQDGTKEMQEIFGEKAFNYPKPSTLIQYLLMASTEHSKDCYILDSFAGSGTTAHAVFNLNKQDGGNRKFILVEMEDYANTITAERVKRVIKGYGEGSKATEGTGGDFTYYVLGKPLFLENGFLNEAIGLSKILEYVWYTETKEPFSNPEENYLLGAKNDSAYYFYYQKDNLTTLDESFLRSIKTKASQYIIYADNCLLDQAIMDKYNIVFKKIPRDITRF
- a CDS encoding helix-turn-helix domain-containing protein encodes the protein MTLSELIKFKREAKGMLLREVAYKVDVDTALISKIEKGDRKPTREQIEKLALALDIDYNKLLTLWLSEKVYEDVQGENVAIDAIKLALKRIKTEENN